One part of the Pandoraea faecigallinarum genome encodes these proteins:
- a CDS encoding LysR family transcriptional regulator, which translates to MDLRQFRYFVAVAEERHFGRAAQRLSMTQPPLSQQIRALEASLGAPLFVRNNRSVELTAVGRQLLPEVRRILADAEALPALAQGLAHGEVGTLSLGFVSTADYGILPPLLREFGERYPRVRLQLLEATSDVQVEALMDGRIDAGLFIPPVPARFANELSYLPIIREPLMLALPAGRRDIAGNGMAHGEDRRDEKDNAVDGQPGAALSLADFADEPLVIFPRRVAPAFYDTIMGCYAALGLTPRVGQEAIQMQTIVSLVSAGMGVALVPQSLCHLRRTGVTYRALRETSALIETGLLWRTAEVTPVLEGFLETARGVAHTPPGATLVA; encoded by the coding sequence ATGGACCTACGCCAATTCCGATACTTCGTCGCCGTGGCCGAGGAACGTCACTTCGGGCGCGCCGCGCAACGCCTCTCGATGACCCAGCCGCCGCTCTCGCAGCAGATCCGGGCGCTGGAGGCGTCGCTGGGCGCGCCCCTGTTCGTGCGCAACAACCGTTCGGTGGAGCTGACCGCCGTGGGACGGCAACTGCTTCCCGAAGTCCGGCGGATTCTGGCGGATGCCGAGGCGCTGCCCGCCCTTGCGCAGGGATTGGCGCACGGCGAGGTCGGCACGCTGTCGCTGGGCTTCGTTTCCACCGCGGATTACGGCATTCTGCCGCCGTTGCTGCGCGAGTTCGGCGAGCGCTACCCGCGCGTTCGGCTGCAACTGCTCGAAGCCACGAGCGACGTGCAGGTCGAAGCCCTCATGGACGGGCGCATCGACGCGGGGCTGTTCATTCCACCGGTGCCCGCGCGCTTCGCGAACGAGTTGTCTTACCTGCCGATCATCCGTGAACCGCTGATGCTGGCCTTGCCCGCCGGGCGGCGCGATATTGCGGGCAATGGCATGGCGCACGGCGAAGACCGGCGTGACGAGAAGGACAATGCCGTCGACGGCCAGCCCGGCGCCGCGCTCAGTCTGGCCGATTTCGCCGACGAGCCGCTCGTCATTTTCCCGCGCCGCGTGGCCCCGGCCTTCTACGACACCATCATGGGGTGCTACGCGGCGCTGGGGCTCACGCCGCGTGTGGGGCAGGAAGCCATCCAGATGCAGACGATCGTGAGTCTGGTCTCGGCGGGAATGGGCGTAGCACTCGTGCCGCAGTCGCTGTGTCATTTGCGACGTACCGGCGTGACCTACCGCGCGTTGCGCGAGACGAGCGCGCTTATCGAGACGGGGCTGCTCTGGCGAACGGCGGAGGTCACGCCGGTGCTCGAAGGCTTTCTGGAGACGGCGCGCGGCGTAGCCCATACACCGCCCGGGGCCACGCTCGTCGCCTGA